From Cricetulus griseus strain 17A/GY chromosome 1 unlocalized genomic scaffold, alternate assembly CriGri-PICRH-1.0 chr1_0, whole genome shotgun sequence, a single genomic window includes:
- the LOC100771152 gene encoding olfactory receptor 6C6 has product MKNQSVEIVFILLGLTDDPQLQILIFLFLFFNYLLSLMGNLVIILLTLLDSRLKTPMYFFLRNFSFLEIAFTSACIPRFLMSILTGDKTISYNACVAQLFFFFLLLITEFYLLAAMSYDRYVAICRPLHYPIIMNSKVCHLLVISSWVTGFLSIFPPLMLGLKLEFCASKTVDHFLCDTSPVLQLSCTDTRFIEWMAFVIAVMTLVITLILVILSYTLIIKTILNFPSAQQRKKAFSTCSSHMVVVSITYGSCIFMYMKTSAKERVTLNKGVAVLNTSVAPLLNPFIYTLRNQQVKDAFKQMLHRLCSSQNNELRFRHQ; this is encoded by the coding sequence atgaagaacCAATCTGTGGAGATAGTGTTCATTTTGCTGGGACTGACAGATGACCCTCAGCTACAAATTCTGattttcctatttctgtttttcaattaCCTTTTGAGCCTGATGGGGAACTTAGTGATCATCCTCCTCACCCTGCTGGATTCCCGCCTCAAGACTCCAATGTATTTCTTCCTCAGGAATTTCTCCTTCCTAGAAATTGCATTCACATCTGCCTGCATTCCACGGTTCTTGATGAGCATTCTCACCGGTGACAAAACAATTTCCTACAATGCTTGTGTAGCTCAATTATTCTTCTTCTTTCTATTACTAATCACAGAGTTTTACCTCCTGGCTGCCATGTCCTATGATCGCTATGTAGCCATCTGCAGACCACTACATTACCCCATCATCATGAACAGCAAAGTGTGTCACCTGCTGGTCATCAGCTCCTGGGTGACTGGGTTCTTGTCCATCTTCCCCCCTTTGATGTTGGGACTCAAACTGGAATTCTGTGCCTCCAAAACAGTAGATCATTTCCTTTGTGACACTTCTCCTGTCCTCCAGCTGTCTTGCACAGACACACGTTTTATAGAATGGATGGCTTTTGTCATAGCTGTAATGACACTTGTCATCACCTTGATCTTGGTGATCCTCTCTTACACACTCATCATCAAAACCATCCTAAATTTCCCTTCAGCTCAACAACGGAAAAAGGCCTTTTCCACCTGCTCCTCACACATGGTCGTTGTCTCCATCACTTATGGGAGTTGTATCTTCATGTACATGAAAACATCAGCCAAGGAGAGGGTGACTTTAAATAAAGGTGTAGCTGTGCTCAACACTTCTGTGGCCCCTCTGCTAAACCCTTTCATTTACACCCTAAGGAACCAGCAGGTGAAGGATGCTTTCAAACAGATGCTTCACAGATTGTGTTCTTCTCAAAACAATGAATTAAGATTTAGGCACCAATAG